In Ascaphus truei isolate aAscTru1 chromosome 2, aAscTru1.hap1, whole genome shotgun sequence, the genomic stretch CCTCCTTGGTGGCTTAGAGCCTGTGATTTGTTGGAGATAAAGTAGGTGAGTTGTGTGACTCCTCCCTCCCACTGATCTATTATAATGCACTGAAGCGATTGTAAGGAGGCAGAGCGAgttaacaacaataataataacaaggGCAGCTGCTGGGGAAGCTTCAGGACCAGACTGAAGGGATCTGACATCCCTTGACAAGAAGACCTACCGACAAGCTACAGCTGTGGTTCCTGCTGCCACCCCCCGGTCCTCTCACCTTGTGCTGGGAGTATCAGGAATGTGGCAGCACTTTGCCAAAACTTCACCTGAACTCTGAGCGCAAAGCCTGCAACCCGCAGTGGCTGCCTGATCTCAGCAACTGCAGACAGGAGACCGCACTCACGTCTCAAAGCGAGATATTCAAAGAGCCAGCAAGACGCCCCTGTGCTCTGGGGAGCCATCAATGACACAGAGTGTGGCTGCCAGTGAATCACACTTAACGAACACAAGAGACACTGAACAGACCCAGGAGGTAGAGGGTGAAGTCCATGCTAGATTGCTAAAAACCCCTGCAGAAGAGAGGACCCTGCAGGTAGAGCTGCCAGAGGCTGCAGGAGGCACTTGAGCAGCACTATCCGGTATGAGTCTGGAGGTGTTTGCCCAGGCAGCCTACGAGGACAAGGTGTGCGCCAATGACCTGGAGGGCAGCCTGCCATCCCCTCTCTCAAGCCCGGAGGACGAGCTGGGCTCGGATGGAGACTTTGTAGCCAACAGCCCCCCTCCAGCCCTGTGCCCCAGGGACTCCGAAATGGACACGGACACCGGCAGcctgggaggagaggaggaagatgaagaagtggaggggggagtgacaccggGGGTAGGAAGAGAagtggaaggaggagagggggctgcagggtgCACCACCCTAGCGCCCGAGGGAAACAAAGCCAAGACTTACACCCGCCGCcccaagcccccttactcctacATCGCACTGATAGCTATGGCCATCAGGGACTCTACCAGCGGGCGCCTGACCCTGGCGGAGATCAATGACTACCTGATGAAGAAGTTCCCCTTCTTCAGGGGGAGCTACACGGGCTGGAGGAACTCGGTGCGGCACAACCTGTCGCTCAATGACTGCTTCGTCAAGGTGCTGCGGGACCCCTCTCGGCCCTGGGGCAAGGACAACTACTGGATGCTGAACCCCAACAGCGAGTACACCTTTGCAGACGGGGTCTTCAGGCGCAGGAGAAAGAGGCTCAACAGAGCCACCAAATGCATGAAAGAGCAGGATCTGCCGGAACAGCAGCCGCATCACCCACTGATGCCCTCAGGGGCAGCAAGCGCCAGCACTGCTCCCTCAGCCAGTAGGCTGCTCATGGCACCTTCATCCCCACCATCCTCCTCCACAACCAGCTCCTCCAACACCAACCGGTCGGCCAAGCAGACCAGCTCAGGGACCAAGTTCTACAGCTCCTTTGCCATTGACAGCATCCTGAGCAGACCTTTTCAGAGGAGAGAGACCTTAGATGTGGACCCCAGATCACCTAGTGGAAGAATGCTGTGGCCATCAGGTGCCTTGCTGCACTCTCCCCCATCTGGCCCTTCTTACCCTCTTATGTCATACCCCCCAGCCGGTGCTCTGCCTCACCCATCCGCCCTCTTCCCTCTTAGCTCCCTTGGTAGTAATGCGGCATCCTTGCACTTACAACTCTACAGGTATTGCATGCCCGAAGCTCTGTTACTGCTAATGGATCCAAGGAGGGAGGGGCAACAGCTAGCTGCGGACCCCAGGGAGGATCAGCAGCAGCCCCGCCGTGCACCACCTCATCACTCCCAGCTCTTCCCACCCCCCTGCTCCATCAAGGCTTTCTCAGATCATCTGGGAAACCCTGAGCTGTTGTGCACCATGAGGACCCCTGGAACTTACCATCCCTTTCGGCCTGAGACGCTGCTAGCATGACAATGAAAGGAGATGGGGGTGTGGAACCAGGGGAATGGAAAGGTATGCTGGCTGTAGCATCCACTAAAATCTGCGTCATCTTTTTGTATTTATATGCCGCCTGCCCTTAATATTCATGCCTTTAGTAATAAAGAGTATCCCACTGGGACTGAAGGGGTGACATTAATAGGGCCAGTGTGTTTGGTTGCAATCAGTAAATATACCTCTTAGCTATCCCTGTGGTTCCAGATTCTGTAAAAGCAATAAGGGCCCATTAGTACAGTAGGGTTGCCATCAAGTAATATCCCAATGGGTTTACCTCCATCATTTATGCCTTGGTAAGGAATCACTTCCCTAGTTAATCCTTGTTTTGTAAGCAATGAAGCATTTAAGAATTGGGCTGTCATATGGTGATATATTACTGTCACCCAAGAGTGCCTCAGTGCTCCTTGAGATGATAACACCTATGGGTAGCCTAAGTCTTGAATACCCATTGCCCTAGTAATGTGATTGTAGCCCTTCAGAAGTGCCAAAGGTTTATTTAATGGTCCAGACCCCTCTAAGATATTAGTGTGGCTGGGCCACATACTCTGCACTGGTATATGTCTTAAAATGAGAGGTGTAAAAGGGACCTTCTTGCTGCACTTTTTTCTTCAATACAaatcttaaatatatatatacgtttaTAGCTATAGTGATGCAATACAGGTTTTTAAAATAAAGTGCCTATGAAAAATGTTTTTTTGAAACACTAAACTTTTGTAATGAAATTTCTCTTGTTCCCAAAGCATCAAATGATCTTGACTTCAGCCATTTTTTTCCTGGTTGTCACAtattcctttctttttttttgtggtatatatttcttctctttctctctatctttctTGACATGCCAAATCTTTTGTAAAGGGGATACGTGAGATGAATTAGGCAAATTACACGTGTTACATTGTGCCAAAATAGTGATAGTTACAGGTTCCCAGGTCATTTCTGCTGTAGACAGATGCATCGCTGTGCCAAAAATTGGCTAGAGCAAACATTTTGTGTCGTAAATTAtttatactttatttttttcttttacactTTTGTAAACAAAAATCGTTAATGACAGGTTACCACTTATTATTTGTGGTCCAATGAAATCTTAAACTGGTGGTATTCAAATTTAAGCTCGAATCGGGCTAAAATAGAGATTTATTACAGTTGTAACGTATTTGCAAAGGCCTAACCACTGCCACTGTTGAGCAGgtgatttttgtatttgtgtttttatatgtatattttattgaaCTCAGGCATATGGCTTATTTTCAAATAAAagtgttcattaaaaaaaaaaaaaaaaccccaatcctttctgtgtgtgacGCGTATGTTCAGCAGTTTGCTTTGTGATGGTTGAAGGGATTGCATAAAGTTCACAACATGAAAAGTATGTGATTTGCGTGAGAAATTATAAAAGCAGCTCGCTGTACAGGATGAAAGAAACAGATCTGGTTACACTAGAAGGCAAACTCCTCACCTTGCAAGAAACCACTGGGTGAAAGCTTGGCTGACAGTTCAATCATTGTGACTGTTTCTTATCTTCGCTCTAATGAAACCACAAATTGACTGTATAGTAGACTGAACACCCACATGTATGCCCTGATCATACACATATTGCTATACCCTGATTATAGGAACAAAGAGCTGCCATCTTCATTTTTGACAAACACATTACAATAACAGCTAACTAATGCACCCATATATGAATGATTATGTCATATTGACCATTTCCTCCTTGCTCAAAAGTTTAAAGCACTGCAGAGCAGCAAAGCAACCTAACTTCCACATGAAGAATAAATGAACAATTTCTCTGATGGGAGAATGGTTTTGTTACCCAGAAACCTGGAATCATGTAGCTTGAACTTTCCACATTAAgtacaaatataaaatacaagTAATACATAGTCCATTTTTAGGTTTTTTTGGTGTCTCTTTTTTCTCAGTTTTCAACCGAACACAGATCTGATTATTTACTAGCACATTAAAGATCATGGAAATATCTACTTCGTGCACAAATATCTTACTCAGCATACATATTATACTTATTAAGCAGTCCACGAGCTTTACTTTTTGATCCACAAAAATTATGGTTTAATCACATACTGCAGCAGATGTAGACTTGCATGCAAATCACATATAATAGTTGACTATTTCCTGTTAGTGGCCCAGTGCAATTGCTTATTAGCTGAAGATGCTCTAGAATACAGGTACATTATACATTATTATAAAGATCCATCAGTATTATGTGTGAAGAAACTGAAGACTAACACGGAATGATACAACAAGGCAAAACGCTAAGCAACAAACCGTTCACTACTGTAGGTGCTAAGTGCTACTCACCCGAAGAAAGGCCGTTTATGGCCTGAAACGTATTTTGCGATGCTCTCTCAAATCAATGGCATTGTGAAAAGGATGAATTGATCACCTACTTTTCTACTCCTTGCAAGCAAACTACAGGCCTTAAGTCTATATACATGAGGGCTGTTCTCCCTTAAAAGTTTTTTGTATCTTTTGAATCTTTTAAGGAAACTGGAGAAGCAGCATCAGTGAAGGGATTAGAATATTTTGATAAATATATCCTTTCCCCACATCCATTTATTATATTCACTAAACACTATTCTACATACAGGTAGAATGTATATACATGAGTAAACATTAGGCGTACTTTTTTCTAAAACCTATTTGTTTGTATATTATTAGAAAGGTAAATGTAGTTAGATTAAGATTAGGGCAGTATGATCTCATTGTAAACCAATACTTGGGTGCCTAATTCACTAAGAAAATGCTGCCTTCTGCAGAACGCGATTCTGCTTACTCTCTAAGGTAGAGTCGTAAATTCACTAATATCCCAAAATATTATAGACCTATTGCTATCTTTACAGCTGATAATCATTATTGGTCCACCTTTAATGTCCTTTATTCCACTCCAAAACTTTAAAGGGAAACCCCTAATAGGATACTCTCCTTTTTGCTATTGCTGGTAGTTAAATGTTGGTGCGAATAGGTCACACAATGAACATAGCAGACCAAAGAAGTGTCTGTGTTTTGGGGCCTTTTTTAACCTTTAAGGAAAAATATTTATATGGAGGGGAGGCAGGCAATGGGGAATTTCGGCCTATCGACCTCTTCGGCTCATGTAGAATATTCCCCATAATGTTTTCAGTTAAGGTAAATTATTTAAAAGTTTTTATATTAATTTAACTTTCTGTAGTCATGCTCCCACTATGAAATCACTCATCCGAAAAAACTGTATTTTGACATTTGTCATCTTTTACCACTTCACGGATTGAGTTATCCTTAGATAATTACCACATTACAATATGAATGTTTTCATGATCCCTAAAGTAGGCGTCACATAATTAATTTCCTGTCTGATCAGACTAAGCATTTCAAGGaataagtacagtatgtgaaaagAGAGGATAAACAAGTGACTGTTTACATTTACTATTTCAGGGAATTAATTATAAGGCTAGACACCGCCTCCTAAGATGCAAATCTTCCTtcccaaaacctgtttccttcaAGCAAATCTGAACCAGTAATCATATCTGCCAGCATACACTGATTTCAACGAATTGCTGTCATGGAGGAGATTTCACTATATCTAGTTCTAGGATAAAGGTCTGAAATCAAATGGATAAACTCTCTGTTTTATTTTCATGAAGATACACACGTTTACTAAATGCTTTCGAACATCCTAAGGCCATTTCAACATAATGTGTGCCAAGGCTTAGCATCATTTACTAAATCTAGGCGTTAGTGATCTCAAGTGAAGTACTGTAGTTGGGTTACCATAACATAATGACATCACTAGAGGCAAGCCCATGATGCTAGTCTAACGACTACATCATAATACATTTCCAAAGAAATAAAAGAACAAGAATGGGATAGGAAATAGATAACACCATTAAGAAAACTGTTTAGAAAAATTatattatgttttttatatttgtcACAGAGGAGACGAAACAAAGTAAAACCTTGCAAGGTATAgacaagttatataaaaaaaaaactttcactcaaaagaaaaatacattaattaatgtaaaaatatatatatgagcacTATTGGTCACACTAAGTAGTGATACACACCTATTATATATGTCTAGAAAGGCACACTTGGGAGCAGGTGACTTggatatgtgacaagggttaatacacacaggtaCATACCTGACTCAATTTTAATTCCAGAAGGGTTCCTCAAatgagtaataaaaaaaaaaaacccgggtGCAGCGagggtttttttaaattttttttattattattattaactggtgcccggccgcgcagggggcccaagctgccgggccccccctgacccacgggacccgggacgccagtgccctttctccccccctgttggtggccctgatctgccaagggacatgcacaagttTTCCACATAGTCCTTTGCTATTTAGATGCTAACCGCTGAGTGGGCTCCTcgaagtctggtggggcaaatggtagtccagacgacttccattcatcccaggatgtgggcacttgagcccttccctgtaacccaaatggtcttcacacctcaggcatcctctggtggctttcaactTCGATATCctacagacttactggcaccaaactTGGTAGCCTTGGTAGCCTGtcggaacattggttctgaaagtcccagatCATTTACCGTGCACAACAGTATATAGCATATTAAACAACTATTAATAAAATATCCTTGTACTATATCCTAAGTCTCTggatatggggaatagaatagaaagccgcactttattttctattagcctttattccccacacactatctcatAGCTTGGACTGGACTttaagagtcccctcacaacctcataattatggttggagtgcccatgaaccccaatacaggttctgggcttcctgggcagtaactgggcttcccccttaacctagggacccctcatagttacaggaacactttacatccctttgccccatttacctttctggtctgtgctgaagcagggaaccctagcggtgagtcacacAAGCGTTTTCAAGAGGAGacattgccgggacaatgtgcctacatgtatccgagaaccaagcatgattctcgggtacatttttaggggagcCGACAACTCAGAACCCcaactacctagacacattctgacaacaatttctccacaaaccccccttgaaactcataccatagcaatccctgcttgctggcatccctggaaaggcaaaaacataaaaattctttattgtcgcacatttACACAGTATGCATGTACAACTGTTGGACTCAAGAGCTAATGCTCTTGAAcaccaatacatggatcagaggtaaccaaatgggcttaaacctttattgagagcctcgttaccccctcaccgtcacaggccTCCCCCAGGATCTTCCAGGTGCTGCTGTTCAAGCCTCTCTTCTCtttgttgctccaacaaattttgttatttcatcctcccatcgcCCCTTTTGGTATTGATATTATTGATATTTGATATTATGTTATTGGTATTTAATAAAGGTTAtaattttatatgttttattttttcacacttttctgtgAGGTTGAGTGCATCACTGGGGGATTCTCCTGTTAATAATTCGAGAGATATGAACCACCCACCAGGCATATCATCCGGAAGCAAGGCAAAATAGGGAAGATCTGATGCAGTTGTCAGCAGAGGGAAAATCCCGCAAGAGGCGGAGAGGCGTGCTGAGCTGTCAGCTTTCTGAGGTTCTCTATGAGAAAGCAGGGGCGAAAAAACTGTGACGTCAGCCCAATGCAACGTTTTGCTGGTAAAGCTTCGTCAGGGGTGTGACTGGACGGACCCAACAACCATAGGTTGCGTTACGTCCTCTCATCAAGGAATGGAAGACCAAAAGGAGCAAAAAGGAAAGGCATgtcaaaaacacaataaaaatagataaACCAGaacagcactttaaaaaaaagagggtggggaaggggaagggggaaaagaaTAATTAACAATTATGTAAAAGTGACATCCCCTGCTTAAGGATACATACTCAGACCGTAAATGAAGGAGGAAAGTTCAGATCTTCATTCAGACCTCTGGGTGTAACACTATTGAGCTTGAAAATCCACCTTGCTTCATGTCCCAAGAGTTCTGATTCTAGATTGCCGCCCCCACTGCCTGGTGACACTTTTTCAATGCCCCTTATTTTGAGGCCAGGAGTCAACACTCCATGTGCAGTGAGAAAGTGTCTAGCTATGCTTGTAAACTGTTTGTTTTTGAATAGGACTTTGGAGGCATTTCTGATGTTCCATGCATGCTCCAAAGTACGCTTCCTGAGTTCTCTCGATGTCACACCAACTTATAGGACGTTATATGGACAGGTAAGTACATAACTAACCCCAGACGTAAGATAGTTGAAAAAATCTTTCACATAATATTCTTTCTTATTGTCactgttaaaaaaaactttttacaggAGAGTTGAATTGGCAGCATTTGAATGTGCCGCATGGTTATGAACCCACAGTTTTACTTTTAAATGTCATTTTATTGTTAAAGTGACTGTGTACGAGTTGGTCCCTGAGATTAGGTGATTTCTTAGCAGTCATCAGAATTTGTGAGCCAATGGGCGGAGTCAAATCATTACCGCTGAGAAGAACTCCTCAGTGTTTCTGAAGGATGAATCAAATTTCATTCCCGTTATCATTAAACCTAGATATACTGTAAACCTGACTTGTGTGGGGGGAGCTCCTATCCCTACATATTTTTTCTTGGGGACTAAACGACTGTTGATGTCACTTTTGTAAACTCGATTGTATGCTTGCCTGAAACATCTTTTACTGTATCCTCCTAATAAACATGCTTTCATGTTCCTTGGCTCTCATTTGAAAATGTTTGGCAGTTGAACAGTTTCTTTTAAGCTGATACAACTGGCCCACTGGGATCCCTCTTTTGAGGGACACAGGATGACAGCTGTTATAATTAAAAAGGCTGTCAGTGGTTGTACTTTTATGGAAGACATCTGTCTCAATTCTCACATCTGCGGATCCTTGAATAAATAGATGTAAAAAAGGTATTGAGACTGCAGAAATATCAAAGATGAGTTTAATATTTAAATCCTTTTTATTGAGGAGTGAAATAAAGTGTTTATACTGTATCTATTGATGTCCCCATTACAAAGTAAGAAGACATCATCGAGGTACCTGAGCCATAGTATATTCTAGCATATCTTCTATGAAAACAAACTCCCATTCACACCAACCTATAAATAAATTGGCATGTTTAACATAACATGTGTTATTTGATTCTGAATTCTGCCTGCCCATCCTTATGATCAATATTAGAGTATAAAGATTCCACATCACATGTGACTAGACATGTCCCTTTCTgaacaaatatatcttatattTTCAAGAGGATGTCAGAAGTGTCTCTAATGAAAGATGGAAGGCTCTCCACACAGGTGGCTTCAGAAAAGCGTCAACAAAAATGCTAATATGTTCACATAAACTCCAAATCCCGGAAACAATCGGACGCCCAGGGGACTAGAGAGATCCTTGAGAACTTTGGGTAgcaggtacagggtgggtatctTAAGATGCGGAGTCAACAGGAATTGATGTTATTTTTTTGTTCATAATACCATCTTTAAAGGCATCGGTAATGATGATTACCTATTTTTTGTAAACCGTAGTGAAATCAGAATTGAGTCTTTTGTAATTCAGAGGAGGTGAGAGTTGTCTATTGGCCTCTTTGA encodes the following:
- the FOXQ1 gene encoding forkhead box protein Q1 is translated as MSLEVFAQAAYEDKVCANDLEGSLPSPLSSPEDELGSDGDFVANSPPPALCPRDSEMDTDTGSLGGEEEDEEVEGGVTPGVGREVEGGEGAAGCTTLAPEGNKAKTYTRRPKPPYSYIALIAMAIRDSTSGRLTLAEINDYLMKKFPFFRGSYTGWRNSVRHNLSLNDCFVKVLRDPSRPWGKDNYWMLNPNSEYTFADGVFRRRRKRLNRATKCMKEQDLPEQQPHHPLMPSGAASASTAPSASRLLMAPSSPPSSSTTSSSNTNRSAKQTSSGTKFYSSFAIDSILSRPFQRRETLDVDPRSPSGRMLWPSGALLHSPPSGPSYPLMSYPPAGALPHPSALFPLSSLGSNAASLHLQLYRYCMPEALLLLMDPRREGQQLAADPREDQQQPRRAPPHHSQLFPPPCSIKAFSDHLGNPELLCTMRTPGTYHPFRPETLLA